The Streptomyces sp. DG1A-41 genomic sequence GACGGCGGCGTTCTGCAACGTCCGCATGACGAGGCTGCCGAGTCCCTTGCGGCGATGCTCCGGGGTCGTCTCGATCTGGTCGGCGACGGCGGTGGCGCCGGTCGGGGCGATCTGCCCGCGTGCCGCCAGGGAACCGTCCGGGGCGGCCACCATCACACGCGTCACTCCGCCGCGCGACCAGCTGCGCAGCCGGTAGCCGCCGGGCACGTCCGGACTGTTCCCCGGGCCAGCCGGACCGTCATCAGGTAGCCGGGCTCGGGGTCGATCCACCAGCTGTCGTCCAGCCGGCCGGCCGCCACCGCCGGGTCCCGGAACGCCTTCAGCCACACGCCGGCCCGGTCACCGCGCCGGCCACCTTGCGGACGGCCGTCTCGTCGAGGTCGTCGCCGGTCGCGCCGAACACGTGCCGGGTGACGTGGCCGTTCGTCCCCACGTCGATCGTGCAGCCCCACGGCTCGGTCACGGGCGGAGCCGCCCCGCGCGACACGATCCACCCGTCCACCCACGCCCGCACGGTCTCGTCCACGCCACCCCCTGTAATAGCCACTCGACGTATTGGTCTGTTACATGGCTGACTCTACGGTTCCGATCGCCCCTGGTGTCACGTTCGATCGCTCACAGCGAACGGGCGGTGGGGAACATCCGGCGGCTCCCGCGCATTGAGTCGGCATAGCTCAACTTGACTGCCGAAGGGGAGATCATGGCTTCGACGTCCACACCGCTCACCCTGCCCGTGCTGCCGCTCGACGACGAGGTCGTGCTGCCCGGGATGGTGGTCCCGCTGGACCTGAGCGACTCCGAGGTGCGTGCGGCGGTGGAGGCCGCGCAGGCCGCCGCCAAGTCACAGCCCGGAAAGCCCAGGGTGCTGCTGGTGCCACGCATCGACGGCACGTACGCCAACACCGGCGTCCTCGGCACCGTCGAGCAGGTCGGGCGGCTCGCCGACGGCGACCCCGGTGCCCTGATCCGCGGCCGGGGGCGGGTGAGGATCGGTGCGGGGACCACGGGTCCCGGCGCGGCCCTCTGGGTCGAGGGAACCCGCGTCGACGAATCCGTCCCGGAGCCGCTGCCAGGGCAGGTCGCCGAACTGGTCAAGGAGTACAAGGCCCTCGCCACGGCCTGGCTCCGAAAGCGCGGTGCCTGGCAGGTCGTCGACCGCGTCCAGGCCATCGACGACGTCTCGGCGCTCGCCGACAACTCCGGCTACTCGCCCTTCCTGACCACCGATCAGAAGGTCGAGCTGCTGGAGACCGCCGACCCGGTGGCCCGGCTCAAGCTCGCGACCCAGCAGCTGCGCGACCACCTCGCCGAGCAGGACGTGGCCGAGTCCATCGCCAAGGATGTCCAGGAAGGCGTCGACAAGCAGCAGCGCGAGTTCCTGCTGCGGCGTCAGCTGGAAGCGGTCCGCAAGGAGTTGCGCGAGCTGAACGGCGAGCAGGAGGGCGAGGAGTCCGACGACTACCGCGCCCGGGTGGAGGCCGCCGACCTGCCCGAGAAGGTCCGCGAGGCCGCGCTCAAGGAGGTCGACAAGCTGGAGCGCTCCTCCGACCAGTCGCCCGAGGGCTCGTGGATCCGCACCTGGCTCGACACGGTCCTGGAGATGCCGTGGAACGAGCGCACCGAGGACGCCTACGACATCCAGGGCGCCCAGGCCGTCCTCGACGCCGAGCACTTTGGCCTGGAGGACGTGAAGGAGCGGATCACCGAGTACCTGGCGGTGCGCAAGCGGCGTGCCGAGCGGGGGCTGGGCGTGGTCGGCGGGCGGCGCGGCGGTGCCGTGCTCGCGCTCGTGGGGCCGCCCGGCGTCGGCAAGACCAGCCTGGGCGAGTCCGTCGCCCACGCCATGGGCCGCAAGTTCGTCCGGGTCGCCCTCGGCGGCGTCCGCGACGAGGCCGAGATCCGCGGTCACCGGCGTACGTACGTCGGTGCCCTGCCCGGCCGGGTCGTGCGCGCCATCAAGGAGGCCGGGTCGATGAACCCGGTCGTGCTGCTCGACGAGATCGACAAGGTGGGCTCGGACTTCCGGGGCGACCCGGCGGCGGCCCTGCTCGAAGTACTCGATCCGGCGCAGAACCACACCTTCCGGGACCACTACCTGGAGGTCGAACTGGACCTGTCGGACGTGGTCTTCCTCGCGACCGCCAACGTCCTGGAGGCGATCCCGGAGGCGCTGGCCGACCGGATGGAGATCGTCCGCCTGGACGGCTACACCGAGGACGAGAAGATCGTCATCGCCCGCGACCACCTGCTGCCGCGCCAGCTGGAGCGGGCCGGACTCGACAAGGACGAGGTGGCCATCGACGAGGGCGCGCTGCGCAAGCTCGCCGGTGAGTACACGCGCGAGGCGGGCGTCCGCAACCTGGAGCGTTCGATCGCACGGCTGCTGCGCAAGGTCGCGGCCCAGCACGAACTGGGCGAGCGGGAGCTGCCGTTCACCGTCCGGGACGAGGACCTGCGCGGCCTGATCGGACGGCCGCACCATGTGCCCGAGTCCGCCCAGGACCCGGCCGAGCGCCGGACGTCCGTGCCGGGCGTGGCGACGGGCCTCGCGGTGACGGGCGCCGGCGGTGACGTGCTGTACGTCGAGGCGTCGCTGGCCGACCCGGAGACGGGCGCGGCCGGGCTGACCCTGACCGGTCAGCTGGGGGACGTGATGAAGGAGTCCGCGCAGATCGCGCTGAGCTTCCTGCGCTCCCGCGGTGCCGAGCTGGAACTGCCGGTGGGCGATCTGAAGGACCGGGGTGTCCACATCCACTTCCCGGCGGGCGCGGTCCCCAAGGACGGCCCCAGCGCCGGCGTCACGATGACCACGGCCCTCGCCTCGCTCCTGTCCGGCCGTCTGGTCCGTACGGACGTGGCGATGACCGGCGAGGTCTCGCTGACCGGCCGGGTCCTGCCGATCGGCGGTGTGAAGCAGAAGCTGCTGGCCGCCCACCGCGCCGGGATCACCACCGTGATCATCCCCAAGCGCAACGAACCCGACCTGGACGACGTCCCGGCGGAGGTGCTGGACAAGCTCGACGTCCACGCCGTCACCGACGTCCGCCAGGTCCTGGAGCTGGCGCTCGCGCCCGCCACCGCGGAGGCGGCGCCGGAGGTTCCGGTGGCCGCGTGACGGAGGCCACCGGATAAGGGAAGGCCCGGGTCCCGTGAGGGAAACCCGGGCCTTCACGGTGTGGCGGCCCTGTGGACGCGCACCGCATGACCTGCGGAATACTTGCCGAACTGCGGCGATGGCCGCAGGTGGCGGAAAATGCAGGTACGGGACAACCGAGGCAGGGCTCACGTGCACGAGGACGGCAACGACGACGGACACCGGGACGCCTCTCTGGCCGGAACCGGCGTGGATCAGCCTGCCTTCCTGGCGCTGGAGCGGGAGCTGACCGTGCTGCTGCGGCGGGCCCGGGCCAGTCAGGGCGAGATGGCCCGGGAGGTCCACCCCGACCTCGAGTCGTCGGCGTACGGCCTGCTCGTACGGCTGGACGAGTGCGGCAAGCAGCGGGCCACCGAGCTCGCCGCCTACATCGGCGTCGGCAAGGCCACCATGTCCCGCCAGCTGCGCGCCCTGGAGGAACTCGGCCTGATCGCCCGCGAGCCCGACCCCGCCGACGGACGCGCCTGGCTCGTCGCCCTCACCCAGGAGGGCCACGACCGGGTCGGGCGGGTGCGTGACGCCCGCCGCGCCCGCTACGCCGGCCGCCTGGCCGACTGGGACACCCACGAGGTCACGGAACTGGCCCGGCTGCTGCACCAGCTCAACCGCGGCATGGAGAAGTAACACCC encodes the following:
- the lon gene encoding endopeptidase La, producing MASTSTPLTLPVLPLDDEVVLPGMVVPLDLSDSEVRAAVEAAQAAAKSQPGKPRVLLVPRIDGTYANTGVLGTVEQVGRLADGDPGALIRGRGRVRIGAGTTGPGAALWVEGTRVDESVPEPLPGQVAELVKEYKALATAWLRKRGAWQVVDRVQAIDDVSALADNSGYSPFLTTDQKVELLETADPVARLKLATQQLRDHLAEQDVAESIAKDVQEGVDKQQREFLLRRQLEAVRKELRELNGEQEGEESDDYRARVEAADLPEKVREAALKEVDKLERSSDQSPEGSWIRTWLDTVLEMPWNERTEDAYDIQGAQAVLDAEHFGLEDVKERITEYLAVRKRRAERGLGVVGGRRGGAVLALVGPPGVGKTSLGESVAHAMGRKFVRVALGGVRDEAEIRGHRRTYVGALPGRVVRAIKEAGSMNPVVLLDEIDKVGSDFRGDPAAALLEVLDPAQNHTFRDHYLEVELDLSDVVFLATANVLEAIPEALADRMEIVRLDGYTEDEKIVIARDHLLPRQLERAGLDKDEVAIDEGALRKLAGEYTREAGVRNLERSIARLLRKVAAQHELGERELPFTVRDEDLRGLIGRPHHVPESAQDPAERRTSVPGVATGLAVTGAGGDVLYVEASLADPETGAAGLTLTGQLGDVMKESAQIALSFLRSRGAELELPVGDLKDRGVHIHFPAGAVPKDGPSAGVTMTTALASLLSGRLVRTDVAMTGEVSLTGRVLPIGGVKQKLLAAHRAGITTVIIPKRNEPDLDDVPAEVLDKLDVHAVTDVRQVLELALAPATAEAAPEVPVAA
- a CDS encoding MarR family transcriptional regulator produces the protein MHEDGNDDGHRDASLAGTGVDQPAFLALERELTVLLRRARASQGEMAREVHPDLESSAYGLLVRLDECGKQRATELAAYIGVGKATMSRQLRALEELGLIAREPDPADGRAWLVALTQEGHDRVGRVRDARRARYAGRLADWDTHEVTELARLLHQLNRGMEK